The Nitrospiraceae bacterium genome includes a window with the following:
- a CDS encoding glucosidase, giving the protein MLRPDRDIPSSPPSLNAEQQRLDQDAHRHQHWKRWGPYLSERAWGTVREDYSPNGAAWDAFPHEHARSRAYRWNEDGLAGICDRHQMICFALALWNGRDPMLKERIFGLTGNQGNHGEDVKDYYFYLDSTPTHSYMKYLYKYPQGEFPYTYLLEENQRRGRKDLEFELIDTGVFEGDRYFDVFVEYAKAAPEDVLVQIQVINRGSDAAELTVLPTIWFRNTWSWGLDLRRPRFRKGEPFTDASVIECDHDYYGYRRLLCQGGPELLFTENETNTRKLYGDPDGSRYVKDSINDYIVHGDKGAVNPDQIGTKVSAHYVLNLGPGATSTIRLRFTNHSESVAVSGKEFDAVFAQRRREADEFYGGLAPSDLSEDARQVQRQAFAGLLWSKQFYHYDVNRWLKGDPMGPEPPRERLHGRNSDWTHLFNADVISMPDKWEYPWYAAWDLAFHCIPFALVDPTFAKEQLVLMLREWYMHPNGQIPAYEWAFGDVNPPVHAWAAWRVYKIDKKRTGISDRVFLERVFHKLLLNFTWWVNRKDTEGKNIFQGGFLGLDNIGVFDRSAPVPTGGHIEQSDATSWMGMYCLNMLTIALELARDNRAYEDVASKFFEHFVYICRAINNIGEEKIELWNKEDGFFYDVLHLPDGQNHPLKVRSMVGLIPLFAVETLESDLIDSLPRFKHRMQWFIENRPDFGIHVETQSADGIVRRFLSLVSRHRLKKVLRYMLDEQEFLSPYGVRALSRYHKDHPYSLSVMGIEHRVDYEPAESSTNLFGGNSNWRGPVWFPVNYLIIESLQKFHYYLGDGYKVEYPTGSGRMATLWEVAGELSRRLTHIFLRDSSGRRPVFGGVEKFQSNPHWRDLVPFFEYFHGDNGAGVGASHQTGWSGLVAKLIQQSGE; this is encoded by the coding sequence ATGCTTCGTCCGGACCGAGACATTCCGTCGAGCCCGCCGTCACTGAACGCGGAACAACAGCGACTCGACCAAGACGCCCACAGACATCAGCATTGGAAACGATGGGGTCCTTATCTCAGTGAACGTGCGTGGGGCACGGTGCGCGAAGACTATAGCCCCAATGGCGCGGCCTGGGACGCCTTCCCTCATGAACACGCCCGCTCACGCGCCTACCGTTGGAACGAGGACGGTCTGGCGGGTATCTGCGATCGCCACCAGATGATCTGTTTCGCGCTCGCGTTGTGGAATGGACGAGATCCCATGCTCAAAGAACGGATCTTTGGTCTGACCGGAAACCAAGGCAACCACGGCGAAGACGTCAAAGACTATTACTTTTACCTGGATTCCACGCCGACCCACTCTTATATGAAATACCTCTACAAGTACCCGCAGGGCGAGTTCCCCTACACGTACCTCCTCGAAGAAAACCAACGACGCGGACGGAAGGATTTGGAATTTGAACTGATTGATACGGGCGTCTTCGAGGGAGACCGCTACTTCGACGTATTTGTGGAATACGCGAAAGCCGCTCCAGAGGACGTGCTCGTCCAGATCCAGGTCATCAATCGCGGATCCGATGCTGCTGAACTGACGGTGCTCCCGACCATCTGGTTCCGAAATACCTGGTCGTGGGGGCTTGATCTCCGCCGGCCCCGGTTCCGCAAAGGAGAGCCTTTCACAGATGCCAGTGTCATCGAATGCGACCATGATTACTACGGGTACCGCCGTCTTCTCTGTCAGGGCGGTCCGGAGCTGCTCTTCACCGAGAACGAGACGAATACAAGGAAACTGTATGGTGATCCGGACGGCTCGCGCTATGTGAAGGACAGTATCAACGATTACATCGTGCATGGAGACAAGGGGGCGGTCAATCCGGATCAAATTGGTACGAAGGTGTCCGCTCACTATGTGCTGAATCTTGGACCAGGCGCGACCTCGACGATCCGGCTCCGGTTTACCAATCATTCAGAGAGTGTCGCCGTGTCAGGAAAGGAGTTTGACGCGGTCTTCGCGCAACGCCGCCGAGAGGCGGATGAATTTTATGGCGGTCTGGCTCCCTCCGATTTGTCCGAAGATGCCAGACAGGTGCAACGGCAGGCGTTCGCAGGTCTTCTGTGGAGCAAGCAGTTCTATCACTACGACGTGAACCGTTGGCTGAAGGGTGATCCGATGGGACCCGAACCGCCTCGGGAACGACTCCACGGCCGCAATTCTGACTGGACCCACCTCTTCAACGCCGACGTCATTTCAATGCCGGACAAATGGGAATATCCCTGGTACGCCGCATGGGACTTGGCTTTTCATTGCATCCCCTTCGCGTTGGTCGATCCGACGTTCGCCAAGGAGCAGCTCGTTCTGATGCTCCGCGAATGGTACATGCATCCCAACGGACAGATCCCGGCGTATGAATGGGCCTTCGGCGACGTGAATCCTCCGGTCCATGCCTGGGCAGCCTGGCGTGTCTACAAGATCGACAAGAAACGTACGGGCATCAGCGACCGCGTTTTCTTAGAACGGGTCTTCCACAAGCTGCTGTTAAATTTCACCTGGTGGGTGAATCGTAAAGACACAGAAGGGAAGAATATCTTTCAAGGCGGCTTTCTCGGTCTCGATAATATCGGCGTCTTCGACCGTAGCGCGCCGGTCCCGACCGGCGGCCACATTGAACAATCGGACGCCACCAGCTGGATGGGCATGTATTGCCTCAACATGCTGACGATCGCGCTGGAACTCGCACGCGACAACCGCGCCTATGAGGATGTCGCCAGCAAGTTCTTCGAGCATTTCGTCTACATCTGCCGGGCGATCAACAACATCGGAGAGGAAAAAATCGAGCTCTGGAACAAGGAGGACGGCTTCTTCTATGACGTCCTGCACCTCCCTGACGGACAGAACCATCCCCTCAAGGTTCGCTCGATGGTCGGGTTGATTCCGCTCTTCGCCGTGGAGACGCTAGAATCAGACCTGATCGACAGTTTGCCGCGATTCAAACACCGGATGCAGTGGTTCATCGAGAATCGTCCTGACTTCGGTATCCATGTCGAGACGCAATCAGCCGACGGAATCGTCCGGCGGTTCCTATCGTTGGTCAGTCGCCACCGGCTGAAAAAAGTGTTGCGATACATGTTGGATGAGCAGGAATTCCTGTCTCCCTATGGCGTCAGAGCGCTGTCGCGGTACCACAAGGATCATCCCTACAGCCTGTCGGTCATGGGGATAGAGCATCGGGTGGACTATGAACCCGCTGAGTCCAGCACCAACCTCTTCGGAGGAAACTCAAACTGGCGTGGTCCCGTGTGGTTTCCGGTCAACTACCTCATCATCGAGTCGTTACAAAAATTTCATTACTACTTGGGAGACGGCTATAAAGTGGAATACCCCACCGGCTCCGGTCGGATGGCGACGTTATGGGAGGTGGCGGGCGAACTCTCCCGGCGCCTCACGCATATCTTTCTGCGGGATTCCAGCGGCCGACGGCCGGTCTTCGGCGGCGTGGAGAAGTTTCAGTCCAATCCTCACTGGCGCGACCTCGTCCCCTTCTTTGAATACTTTCACGGCGACAACGGCGCCGGCGTGGGAGCAAGTCATCAAACCGGTTGGTCCGGCCTTGTCGCAAAACTGATTCAGCAGTCCGGGGAATAA
- a CDS encoding YbaK/EbsC family protein, with product MSISRTLKEYLDREHVYYNVLPHREAYRAAVLAEVLQTPVREMAKVVILKVDHRYVMTVLPAGLHVDLHRLRDVFMTNHVRLATEQEFKGLFPDCELGAMPPFGPLYGLPVYVDRSLTEDEYIVFEAGTHSEAIRMRYWDFATLVFPVVEEFHRSPSAVG from the coding sequence ATGTCCATCTCGCGGACTTTGAAAGAATATCTTGACCGGGAACATGTCTATTACAACGTGTTGCCCCACCGAGAGGCCTATCGCGCGGCCGTGCTTGCCGAGGTGCTCCAGACGCCGGTTCGGGAGATGGCCAAGGTGGTGATCCTCAAGGTGGACCACCGGTATGTGATGACCGTCCTCCCGGCCGGCTTGCACGTTGATCTCCACCGCCTCCGGGACGTCTTCATGACCAACCACGTTCGACTCGCGACGGAGCAGGAATTCAAGGGGCTCTTTCCGGATTGCGAGCTGGGTGCGATGCCGCCGTTCGGCCCCCTCTACGGCCTGCCGGTGTACGTCGATCGCTCGCTCACGGAGGACGAGTATATCGTCTTCGAAGCGGGGACCCATTCTGAAGCGATCCGCATGCGGTACTGGGACTTCGCCACACTTGTGTTCCCGGTGGTCGAGGAATTTCACCGCTCACCCTCAGCGGTCGGGTAG
- a CDS encoding NAD(P)/FAD-dependent oxidoreductase → MPRKRVVIIGGGFGGLTVAQSLRTADVVLVDRTNHHLFQPLLYQVATAALSPGDIAWPLRTIFRRRLHVRVMMDEVLSIDRAARLLRLRESGPIAFDVLILAPGSRHSYFGHDSWEQSAPGLKTMADAVQLREKMLLTFEEAARQRAATPTETRLTFVIVGGGPTGVELAGALAEIGRKALGPDFPTLRLEDLAILLVEAGPRILPGFSSDLSANAATALERMGVTIKLNSPVTDVRSDGVMIGDEFIQSTNIIWAAGNKASPLLTSLAVSQDGAGRVKVRPDLTIPGDPWVFVIGDAAHCIGSDGNPLPALAPVAMQQGRYVAKLIRYETPPEQRRPFAYADRGMLATIGRAQAVAQIGPFHFSGLMAWLLWCIVHIFFLIGFRNRVRVMLEWMWYYITFKPGARVIYQLPQLPRGQFPPEK, encoded by the coding sequence ATGCCTCGTAAACGCGTCGTCATCATCGGGGGCGGTTTTGGAGGCCTCACAGTCGCGCAATCGCTCCGCACTGCCGATGTCGTGCTCGTCGACAGGACGAATCATCATCTCTTTCAACCGCTCCTCTATCAGGTCGCCACCGCTGCCCTGTCTCCCGGCGATATCGCCTGGCCGCTCCGCACCATCTTTCGTCGGAGACTCCATGTCCGCGTCATGATGGATGAGGTCCTGTCCATCGATCGTGCAGCGCGTCTGCTTCGATTACGCGAGAGCGGGCCGATCGCGTTCGACGTCCTCATCCTGGCGCCGGGATCGCGACACTCCTATTTCGGCCACGACTCGTGGGAACAGTCCGCGCCTGGACTCAAGACCATGGCCGACGCGGTTCAACTTCGGGAGAAGATGCTGCTGACGTTTGAGGAAGCCGCGCGACAGCGAGCCGCCACTCCGACAGAAACCCGACTCACATTCGTGATCGTTGGTGGAGGTCCCACCGGCGTCGAGTTGGCCGGTGCACTGGCCGAGATCGGGCGGAAGGCTTTGGGGCCTGACTTTCCGACGCTGCGTCTCGAGGACCTCGCCATCCTGCTCGTGGAAGCCGGTCCTCGTATTCTGCCCGGCTTCAGCTCCGATCTTTCCGCGAACGCCGCTACTGCGCTGGAACGCATGGGAGTCACGATCAAGCTGAACAGCCCGGTGACTGATGTTCGCAGTGATGGCGTGATGATCGGTGACGAATTCATTCAATCCACGAATATCATCTGGGCCGCAGGTAATAAGGCGTCGCCTCTGCTCACGTCGCTTGCGGTTTCTCAAGACGGCGCCGGCCGCGTCAAGGTCCGACCGGATTTGACGATTCCGGGTGATCCGTGGGTCTTTGTTATCGGCGACGCCGCTCATTGTATTGGCTCGGATGGGAACCCGCTGCCGGCATTGGCTCCTGTCGCCATGCAGCAAGGCCGCTATGTTGCGAAGCTCATTCGATATGAAACTCCTCCAGAGCAGCGCCGGCCGTTTGCATACGCGGATCGAGGGATGCTGGCGACCATCGGCCGGGCTCAGGCGGTCGCACAGATCGGTCCGTTTCACTTCTCCGGACTCATGGCGTGGCTGCTCTGGTGCATCGTTCATATTTTCTTCCTGATTGGGTTCCGCAATCGTGTACGGGTGATGCTGGAATGGATGTGGTACTACATCACGTTCAAGCCCGGCGCGAGAGTCATCTATCAACTTCCACAACTCCCCCGAGGACAGTTTCCTCCTGAAAAGTAA
- a CDS encoding carboxypeptidase-like regulatory domain-containing protein, producing the protein MKGDIEQRTIDGIRRSPIRSRASVILALGLAAGMMSPTLAETTKPSTGVHGVTGRVTYSGPPEKQPAWLKELKDNPKYRDLIPRSSFCRKVAPSELVDGNFPMLKAIEVGAKGELKGAIVAVTDILDDKFMADYPGTDVVIERCRYSPFTGVVVKGKSLRVENLDADPNDPKAVKGVSHNAHAFEVQGVVSKTIFNVFLPEKGSRFDKPVGLNKEKKGSEVRLQSDDHPWEQAFFLFVTNPYYAKATDDGTFVIKGVPPGRHRIVAWHPFAGRAEADIVVDERGSAQVNFELQKRKGESRPSD; encoded by the coding sequence ATGAAAGGCGACATTGAACAAAGAACAATTGACGGAATTCGGCGGAGCCCGATTCGATCCAGAGCATCAGTGATCCTCGCCTTGGGCCTTGCTGCGGGAATGATGTCGCCAACGCTGGCTGAGACGACTAAGCCTTCCACTGGCGTCCATGGAGTGACGGGACGAGTGACCTACAGCGGGCCTCCAGAAAAACAGCCCGCTTGGCTAAAGGAGTTGAAGGATAACCCCAAGTACAGAGACCTTATACCCCGTTCCAGTTTTTGTCGTAAGGTCGCTCCGAGCGAGCTTGTAGACGGTAACTTCCCCATGTTGAAGGCGATCGAGGTTGGCGCGAAGGGAGAGCTCAAGGGGGCCATCGTCGCCGTCACCGATATCTTGGATGACAAATTCATGGCCGATTATCCTGGAACGGACGTGGTGATAGAACGATGCAGGTACTCTCCGTTTACTGGGGTGGTGGTGAAGGGAAAAAGTCTGCGCGTGGAGAACCTTGATGCAGATCCCAACGATCCAAAAGCAGTCAAAGGAGTATCCCATAACGCACACGCCTTTGAGGTGCAAGGAGTAGTATCTAAGACCATCTTCAACGTTTTTCTGCCAGAAAAAGGGTCACGGTTCGACAAACCCGTTGGCTTGAATAAAGAAAAAAAGGGATCTGAAGTTCGGCTCCAGAGTGATGATCATCCATGGGAACAGGCCTTCTTTCTGTTCGTGACCAACCCCTACTACGCTAAAGCCACGGACGATGGAACCTTTGTGATCAAGGGCGTCCCGCCGGGACGGCACAGGATTGTCGCCTGGCATCCGTTTGCTGGCCGCGCCGAAGCAGACATCGTTGTGGATGAACGCGGTTCGGCACAAGTCAACTTTGAACTGCAGAAAAGGAAAGGGGAGTCTCGACCTTCAGATTAG